One part of the Methylobacterium mesophilicum SR1.6/6 genome encodes these proteins:
- the purD gene encoding phosphoribosylamine--glycine ligase, with protein MNILLIGSGGREHALAWRLAQSPLCTRLFTAPGNPGTARHGTNRSDLSVTDHAAVAAFCAAESIGLVVVGPEAPLVAGLVDDLKAAGIRAFGPTRDAARLEGSKGFTKDLCAACGIPTAAFARFTELEPALAYTRQQGAPIVVKADGLAAGKGVTVAETLDQAEDALAALFEEPGAEVVVEECLFGEEASFFALCDGTRAIPLGTAQDHKRVFDGDRGPNTGGMGAYSPARVVTPEIEARVMAEIIAPTLAGMRARGCPFTGILYAGLMLTADGPKLIEYNTRFGDPEAQVLMPRLSSDLVPALLSACEGDLSGVSLEFDAHRAALTVVMAAAGYPGAVVRGSVIRGVDAAEGDGVFVFQAGTRAEDGQLLADGGRVLAVTALGDSVTDAQARAYAAVARIDWPEGFCRRDIGFRAVAREAGGEG; from the coding sequence ATGAACATCCTGCTGATCGGCTCCGGCGGCCGCGAGCACGCCCTGGCCTGGCGACTGGCCCAGAGCCCCCTCTGCACCCGTCTGTTCACGGCGCCGGGCAATCCCGGCACGGCCCGTCACGGGACCAATCGGTCGGACCTCTCCGTCACGGACCACGCCGCCGTAGCGGCCTTCTGCGCCGCGGAGTCGATCGGCCTCGTGGTCGTCGGACCTGAGGCGCCCCTGGTCGCCGGTCTGGTGGACGACTTGAAGGCCGCCGGGATCCGCGCCTTCGGGCCGACCCGCGACGCCGCCCGGCTCGAAGGCTCCAAGGGCTTCACCAAGGATCTCTGCGCCGCCTGCGGCATCCCCACGGCCGCCTTCGCGCGCTTCACCGAACTGGAGCCGGCGCTGGCCTATACCCGGCAGCAGGGCGCCCCGATCGTCGTGAAGGCCGACGGGCTCGCCGCCGGCAAGGGCGTCACCGTCGCCGAGACCCTGGATCAGGCCGAGGACGCGCTGGCCGCCCTGTTCGAGGAGCCGGGTGCCGAGGTGGTGGTCGAGGAGTGCCTGTTCGGCGAGGAGGCGAGTTTTTTTGCACTCTGCGACGGCACCCGGGCGATCCCGCTCGGCACCGCGCAGGACCACAAGCGCGTGTTCGACGGCGACCGCGGCCCGAACACCGGCGGCATGGGCGCCTATTCCCCGGCCCGGGTCGTCACCCCGGAGATCGAGGCCCGGGTCATGGCCGAGATCATCGCGCCGACGCTTGCCGGCATGCGGGCGCGCGGCTGCCCGTTCACCGGCATCCTCTATGCCGGCCTGATGCTCACCGCCGACGGCCCCAAGCTGATCGAGTACAACACCCGCTTCGGCGACCCCGAGGCGCAGGTGCTGATGCCGCGCCTGTCCTCCGACCTCGTGCCGGCGCTGCTCTCGGCCTGCGAGGGCGATCTCTCGGGCGTGAGCCTGGAATTCGACGCCCACCGGGCCGCGCTCACCGTGGTGATGGCGGCGGCGGGCTATCCGGGGGCCGTGGTCCGGGGCTCGGTCATCCGCGGCGTCGACGCCGCCGAGGGCGACGGCGTGTTCGTCTTCCAGGCCGGCACCCGCGCCGAGGACGGGCAGTTGCTGGCCGATGGCGGCCGGGTCCTGGCGGTCACGGCCTTGGGCGACAGCGTCACGGATGCCCAGGCCCGCGCCTACGCGGCGGTGGCCCGGATCGACTGGCCGGAGGGGTTCTGCCGGCGCGACATCGGGTTTCGCGCGGTGGCGCGGGAGGCGGGCGGCGAGGGCTGA